A genomic region of Nostoc sp. UHCC 0702 contains the following coding sequences:
- a CDS encoding restriction endonuclease subunit S, with the protein MATKSINSYKLSFQLNYIDKLPDEWKVTELENLADIVYGVQAAVANLLDKSFGIPIFTNINITLDGTLDLSTLRYYEIPENKYDQLILKKGDILFNWRSGSKNHIGKTALFNLEGDYTFSSFILRFRCNNNINNIFLLYYLQYLRISGFFAQKGSQSSVNSVFNASSSAKIPVLVPPLHEQKEIAHTLRTVQKAKETCQRELELERERKAALMQYLFTHGTRNEPREEKEIGEIPKSWDVVKLGELLKQEIILQIQDGNHGERHPRAKDYQDKGVPILTADCIRNGQVIFEKARYLNEEWLQKLRIGFAQPGDVLLTHKGTIGEVAFLTNLYPIVILTPQITYYRVSKVQKILNSNYLVSAFQSSSFINQLKALASTQSTRAYVGITNQQKIKVALPDYSEQKEITEIVKSCDRKISSLEKEIAILDELFQAMLEQLMTGKLSTQPLI; encoded by the coding sequence ATGGCTACAAAATCTATAAACTCCTACAAATTAAGTTTTCAACTTAATTATATTGATAAACTTCCTGATGAATGGAAAGTAACAGAACTTGAAAATCTTGCCGATATTGTCTATGGAGTACAAGCTGCTGTTGCCAATTTACTAGATAAATCTTTTGGTATACCTATTTTTACTAATATTAATATTACTCTTGATGGAACACTAGATTTGTCTACTCTTCGCTATTATGAAATTCCTGAAAATAAATATGACCAATTAATCCTTAAAAAAGGCGATATTTTGTTTAATTGGCGGAGTGGAAGTAAAAACCATATTGGAAAAACAGCGTTATTTAATCTAGAAGGTGACTATACATTTTCGTCCTTTATTTTACGGTTCCGTTGTAATAATAATATTAACAATATATTTCTTCTTTATTATTTACAATATTTAAGAATTAGTGGCTTCTTTGCACAGAAAGGTTCTCAATCATCGGTTAATTCTGTTTTTAATGCAAGTTCATCTGCAAAAATTCCTGTATTAGTTCCCCCACTACACGAACAAAAGGAAATTGCTCACACTCTGCGAACTGTTCAGAAAGCCAAAGAAACCTGTCAGCGAGAGTTAGAACTGGAACGGGAACGCAAAGCTGCACTGATGCAGTATCTCTTTACTCATGGTACTCGCAATGAACCGCGTGAGGAGAAGGAGATAGGGGAAATTCCTAAGAGTTGGGATGTTGTGAAGTTAGGCGAATTACTAAAGCAGGAAATTATTCTTCAAATTCAAGATGGAAATCATGGAGAAAGACATCCAAGAGCGAAGGATTATCAAGATAAAGGAGTTCCGATTTTGACAGCAGACTGTATCAGAAATGGGCAAGTTATTTTTGAAAAAGCTAGATATTTAAACGAAGAGTGGCTACAAAAATTAAGAATAGGTTTTGCCCAACCAGGAGATGTTTTATTAACTCATAAAGGAACTATTGGAGAAGTAGCTTTTCTCACAAATTTATATCCTATAGTAATTTTAACTCCTCAAATAACTTATTATCGCGTTAGTAAGGTACAAAAAATACTTAACTCTAATTACTTAGTTAGTGCCTTTCAGTCTTCTAGTTTTATAAATCAATTAAAAGCATTAGCCTCTACACAAAGCACAAGGGCTTATGTAGGAATCACTAACCAACAGAAAATCAAAGTAGCCTTGCCTGATTATTCAGAACAAAAAGAAATTACAGAGATTGTAAAAAGTTGCGATCGCAAAATTTCCTCTCTAGAAAAAGAAATCGCTATACTCGACGAACTCTTTCAAGCCATGCTAGAACAACTGATGACAGGTAAACTCTCAACCCAACCTTTAATTTAA
- a CDS encoding PIN domain-containing protein, giving the protein MKANVIVDTGVLVAYLNRREKFYQWAKTELAKIKMPLFTCEAVIVESCFLLKNVYGANDLIFSLLKTEKIVIPFRLTDESSEIELLMKQYQNVPMSLADACLVRMSELIAGSSVLTLDSDFRVYRKNKNEVIDLIIADEL; this is encoded by the coding sequence ATGAAAGCAAATGTGATTGTGGACACGGGCGTTTTAGTTGCTTATCTAAATCGTCGGGAAAAATTTTATCAGTGGGCTAAAACTGAATTGGCAAAGATTAAAATGCCTTTGTTCACTTGTGAAGCTGTAATTGTGGAGTCTTGTTTTTTACTCAAAAATGTTTATGGGGCTAATGATTTGATTTTTTCTTTGCTGAAGACAGAAAAAATAGTTATTCCTTTTCGCTTGACTGATGAAAGTTCAGAAATAGAATTATTAATGAAGCAGTATCAAAATGTGCCGATGTCTTTGGCTGATGCTTGTTTAGTAAGGATGAGTGAGTTGATTGCAGGGAGTAGTGTGTTGACGTTGGATAGTGATTTTCGGGTTTATCGGAAGAATAAGAATGAAGTGATTGATTTGATTATTGCTGATGAATTATAG